TAAAGCTGTATTTTGAAGCTATATTAAAGATAGTTAAAGGCGAGATTAAGGACTTTGAGGGTTTATTAGCAAAACTTTGCAAGGATTTAGAAAAAGCAAGCTTATATTTTGGGACGCATTATTTAGATAATGCACTTATAGAAAAGCTAAAAAACATAAGCTTAGATGAGGTAAAACAAAGTGTATTTTATGCAAGTGCAAATGCTGGCATTGAGGCTTGCAGGATAAAGGGTAATGATAAGGAACTTGTTTTTAAAAGCAAGAATGCAAGCAAGCCCTTTTTACTTTTAAATATAGGAAATATTAAGGAGTGGCAAAAAGATTATATACTTGAGCTAGGAATTGATATAGGCGAGGATTTAGAGCAGGGATATTTTGCAAGCATTAATGATATAAATTCGCCTATAAATATAATGATGGGTAGCAAGGTTTTTAGCGAGGGCTGGGATAGTAACCGCGTAAATATCATAAATTTTATCAATATAGGCAGCACACAAGCAAAAAAATATGTTTTACAAACCATAGGTAGAGGCGTGAGAATAGAACCTTTTGCATACTTGCGTAAAAGACTTGAAAAATGTGGCTTAAAAAGCTTTGATATAAGCTCAAAACTAGGCTTTAAAAATCAATGGCTTGAAACGCTTTTTATCATGGCTAGCGATAAAGAAGCGATTAAATATATCTTAGAAAAAATGCAGCAATTTAGCTCAAAAAAAGCCCTAAAAGGCTTTAGAAAAAATCAAACTTTTAAGCCTTTATATGTGCCAAAATATAAGACAGAAGCTATGCAAGAAAGAAGCTATAAGATTTCACAAGATGATTATAATGGGCTTTGTGATTTTATGCAAAGTTATGATGAAGATGTTTTGCTTTTAAGTGCTAATTTAAAAAGTGAAGCTTTGGGCTTTAAGACTTTAGAAAAAATCAAAAATAAAAGCAATATAGCCGTGATAGAAGGCAGAAAGCAGTTTCATGACTATGAAAAAATGCTAAAAATGCTTGATAGCTTTTTTACAAGAAGCTATAAGGTGCTAGAAAAATTTGAACCAATAAATGATGAGATAAAGCATTTTCATCATTTTACAAGCACACTAGATTATAATATGATTGAGGAATTAAATCAAAAAATAAAAGAAGTTTTAAGAGCAAAAAGTGATAAAGAGTTAAAAGCAGAGTTTGAAGCAGGAAAAATCACCATAGATGAAGTCTTAAAACTCAAAGAAGCAGCTCAAGAGGCTAAATTTATGGACTACACTATTGATGCTGAATTAAAAGAGCATTATTATAGCCCCTTAATTTCTAAAAAAGATGATGATAAAATCTCTTATAGCATTAAAATACCAAGTGAAATTGAGTTTTTAAAGGAATTAAAAGAATATATAAAGCTTGATGATAATGTTTTAAAAGCTTATGAATGGTGTTTTAGCAAACTTATAGAAAATATTGATGAAATTTATATCCCATATTTTGATAAAGAAGCACAAAGCGAAAAAAGATTCTATCCAGACTTTATTTTTTGGTTAAGACATAAAGAAACTAAGGATAATACTATAATATTTATCGACCCAAAGGGCTTAAAACAAGGGCAAGATATTGCACGCTTAAAGCTTGAAGGATTTAGAAACATTTTTGAGAATCAAACTCCAATAGAGAAAAATAATCAAAATATTGGTGTTAAGCTCTTTTTCTATAACGAAGAAAAAACATTATATGGTTATGAGGAATATATCAAGTCAAGTGTAAAAAGTATTTTTGAATGCATATAAAAATCTAATTTAAAGTCAAAGGCGTGTAAATATCAAAATACCAACATCTCCCTTTTTAGCTTATTGAGTGCATCTATCTCTTTTTTTAACTTCTCCACTTCTGCATCAATTTGCTCAAGGAGTGCGAAAGTTAGTGTCTCTGGCATATCCTGCGAGCCGCGTTTAATCATGCTTAATTAGAATCTTAATATAATCAAGCATCGAAAT
Above is a window of Helicobacter sp. MIT 99-5507 DNA encoding:
- a CDS encoding DEAD/DEAH box helicase family protein, giving the protein MSKKHNTQKADTLILNEIINQGIDKTSFQDILESIDFTSFSDKITLENYQSEALRNAIIALMLFKECPIPQGTYDIKGLLAHYQSYDSRLKLENINRASFWMTTGSGKTIVMIKLIAILARLMHKKELESKPIMLLAPNDKILEQFKNTILLYNNFQEKPIQILELKEYEKQSMPNLFESACKLYIARSDLLDEEVNVGKGKKAKRLNYKNYLRENGWYIMLDEAHRGDSGFSTRKSYINELAKGLRQDAKPSGFIFNFSATFDDEIDMQTCAFNYNLERFNLDGYGKNIAVLDSDLKAFSSGENEVEQLEKIMQSFIIFSAILKAKKELFTQFENSFEKDEHKKLLYHNPLIIAVSDKVNTKIAGIKLYFEAILKIVKGEIKDFEGLLAKLCKDLEKASLYFGTHYLDNALIEKLKNISLDEVKQSVFYASANAGIEACRIKGNDKELVFKSKNASKPFLLLNIGNIKEWQKDYILELGIDIGEDLEQGYFASINDINSPINIMMGSKVFSEGWDSNRVNIINFINIGSTQAKKYVLQTIGRGVRIEPFAYLRKRLEKCGLKSFDISSKLGFKNQWLETLFIMASDKEAIKYILEKMQQFSSKKALKGFRKNQTFKPLYVPKYKTEAMQERSYKISQDDYNGLCDFMQSYDEDVLLLSANLKSEALGFKTLEKIKNKSNIAVIEGRKQFHDYEKMLKMLDSFFTRSYKVLEKFEPINDEIKHFHHFTSTLDYNMIEELNQKIKEVLRAKSDKELKAEFEAGKITIDEVLKLKEAAQEAKFMDYTIDAELKEHYYSPLISKKDDDKISYSIKIPSEIEFLKELKEYIKLDDNVLKAYEWCFSKLIENIDEIYIPYFDKEAQSEKRFYPDFIFWLRHKETKDNTIIFIDPKGLKQGQDIARLKLEGFRNIFENQTPIEKNNQNIGVKLFFYNEEKTLYGYEEYIKSSVKSIFECI
- a CDS encoding DUF2443 family protein, whose translation is MIKRGSQDMPETLTFALLEQIDAEVEKLKKEIDALNKLKREMLVF